The genomic stretch aaacgaaaagacgctccgggaaaacaatgaaagcagataggaccttttaaaatgtttatctagatttaTCACTAATaaatcaaacataaaaaaattcattgctagtgatgggtattttttgttttgacactgTTTCCACTGATATTTCTTAtaagaaaattcaaattcaatcatATTTGGCTAAAAATTCATTCAAACACTCGAATTTATCATCAAGTTCTTGTAACCAAGACTACAACTATCccagaagcgaaaaataaggaacttttgattattttcacagaaCGATAAAGCAGGTAACCGGAAGTATCCGGAAGATTTTTTCTTCACCACCATAACCAAAAATATAAGCACTTTTACGTAATACAAACCGTTCAACCAGATATTACCGGAAACATAACTTTTTCCTGTTTAAGATAAcgtataaaattttttttttttgatgataaatttaaattaaattaaattttatgatattggttTTGACGAATGTCTTATTATTTGGGGGCACTTCCTTACATGGTTAGTACACCTTTTTGTTCAACTAACCATTATTTACAACCTGCGTCGTTGTTCTAGTTAAAAAAATACTTATTTGAGAAACATTATATCTCagctcacggtatcaaagcttcACTATTATCCAAAAAAACCTGTTGGATTGCGGTCAATTTAAACCTCTCGTCACGATCGTAAAAACAACTTTCACAAAGCTGTCAAAAGATCACAAACATCACACTGCAAAATGAAGCACTACCAAACATAGTTTACCTAGTTTGAGTTTTCCCCACTTTTGAACAGGTTTGACTTATGTTTACTTCTATGTGTAAAGTTtgtgtacaataaacagaaggtgGTCACTGGTCAAGCTTCGCCAGTAGAATGTAGCATTTTATGATTTGCTTTACTGGCACCGTCACTTCTGCAAATCACATCCATTTTTCAGTTTTGTCCACAGCAAATGCTACCCGTAAATAACACTGTTTAAAACTTCTCAGCTGCTCTTCCGCATGTTGTGAAATCCTTCCTATTAATTTTCAGTCAATTATTATTACCAGTCCAAAACACGTGGCTAGTAATTCAGCTGATTCCAAAAGAACTATGATTTGCCGCTGATGGTCGTAGGTGTCCCCTCCAGAGGTGTAACGATTTGTATTTATTTGGttaaaaaatgaattctgaattttagaaaaaaaacttttaagttTAATCGACCAAGAAGAGAGGAGGACTGTCCAgaacattttacaaaattttgtttgacTTCACTTGGTTATAATTTGTAGGTGAAACACTGTAGTAGACAGTAAATTTGTCAATAGATACCTTTGGAAAGTTACTCTTGAAAAATAAGATTAATGAAAAATACAATCACCATATAAGCAATGTTCCGTTTCAATCAACAATGGCGTTTCATGAGTTTTGAACCGAAACCTGTTTGGATCACTAATCATCGTTTGTATAGCAAACGTTCAATATTGATTGATCTCGCGGTGAGGTTGACGACAAGTAGGAAAATAGATATTGTATCATAAATTTCTATTCTATCCCGTGATATTAATGCTTTGGTTTGATTAGGCATCGATTAATCGACCTTCgacgtattttttttaaagatgattTAGAGCATATCGTTGTTTTAGTTcttcgatttgtttgattgagtTTAAGTTTTAAATTGTTACTGGTTACTTTTCATTTATTGCATTATGTATATGAATTCACCAACTGAATGTATGAGGCGCATTGGAAAGGAAGCGTGTTTTGCATGAAATCAATTATTCGCCCTTATGTTTTGTTAAAATTGCGTTTGACTGTAAATCAAAGTTGTGATACAAAACTACATATTAGGTTCTATTGCGCTTTTTATGCTTTTCAATCTGAGTTAGGTCCAACCTGATAAACATCATAtaactctgaaaaaaaaaatcaataaattaatTATCCTGCTCACGACATCAACTTTATCCTACATTACCACACTCGTAAAAAAGTGTTAAACTTTGACTGCGACAATCTGTAAAACTTCACCCGCTGTCGATACTTGTTGAATGATAATAATCTTCTTATCGTGAAATAGTTTAATTATATGGGTTACTTTTGTCCCCCTCTTTTGCGTGTGTGTGATTGGtttgggaaatttttttttcatcgtgtaacgaaaaaaaacatcataaaaaaactactatcgtATTGCCTTCCATCTGCGTtattgattttgtttttgttagcTAGAAGCAAATTTCGCATCAAAAGAGACTAGACAGTAATTGAATTCGgttcttctagaaaaatgtctAATATGTTCCGTTTCGTTTGATGCAAAATTCTTATAAAGCATGAcatcttttttttcaaactgggAAATTTCTTTCGATTTTTCTTGCTAGCGGTGTGACGGAAAAAGAGTGCGCACACATCCAATAGAATAATTTATTTCTGTGCTTTAAGAGTAAGATGCTACGGATAGTTGTTAATCTGGTACCATTTGACAGCTCTACGACGAcagactttgttttttttttctaaacactTTATTCAAGATATTTGATGCATAATCCTATCCTGCGCACTGAATGTTACTGTTAAAGTTAATATACAACTGCATGTAAATTGGattaaaatgtaatttttaaattACGTTGCAGTTGAAGTTAATATATGTAAAATTAAGACAAGCAATCCATCCCTACGTTGGACACGAAATGTTCGAacaacttatattttttcacaccatcttttttgttttagtttctTTCTACACAGCTGTTAGGTTTTGCTTAGTGTTTCGCTCTTCCGGTGCTGTGCGGTCTATGTGCTTTTGCTTTGACGATTTTAGTAGTTTGCCCTTAGCGTATGCATTTCTTCACTTTCTCGGTTGTTCGCcaacaattgattttttttctgtaagttGGTAAATCGCAACCCTATCTGCGATTCTTCTGCGTCAAATTTCCAATACTATTTGCTTGTATAGTATCGATAGATTTTGAAGAAATATTCAGCTCATTCTCACGGATGATGCTTTCATGTTTATCTGTTTGTTTGTTGCTTAGTTTATCTATcgcttttttgttttgttgcatacaatcaCACACTTGTTTATCTCTGTTTTTTTGCTGCAGTTGCTTACTTTTTGTTTGCTTAGTAATAACCACCATGGGCGTACTGATCGGTCTTTGCATAGCCTTGTGAGTAGGCTTGCGTGTCTATAAAATATGTGAAATAAGAACGAATTGTATTATTTTACCTTCTTTGCTGAAAGCGGCTTATGAACTTAATATCCCGGCAGTAAATGAACAAAAACCGTAACTAAATTATAACAGAAGGAACTTTGCATGAACTTTGAAGTTTGACTTCTATTGTTTGATGGTAAGTTGAGTTTGCTTTtgcttgtttcatttttttttcttcttagtgACAGATAACTAAAACTCAAGTAACCGAAACGATAAATCATAGACAGTCGCGAAATACTTTGCTAAATCAGGGGAAAAGTTTAATAGTACTCACCATATCCGGCGTAGGCTGATCGGTCATCGTACTGTGTGCTAGGATAGGTTTCCGTGGGCACAGCACTGTAGTCTGTCGTGGCACCGTACGATTGGCTGTAATCAGTAGAATAGCTGGTCGGATACCGTGTGTCGTACGTTCCAGTGCTAGAATTGAGAAACACGATCGGAAAATTTAAATGTTTGTTTTATGCAACATTGAATTCTATAGGCATTTCGAAACGTTTTAGCTTACCTGTAATCATAATGACTCGTATCATATTCTGTTCCAGTTGCATATGCGGTCGAAGGAACCGCTGCTGCTGCGTACGATGTTTGACCATATCCGTTGGTGGCATAACTGCCTTGTGAAGCCGCGGTTGCTCCGTAACCGGTACTGCTAGCAGCACTATGCGTTCCGTACTGATCCATACTAGCAGGCGGATGAGTATGTTCTGCATAACTGCCATGAGTTGCCATCGCAGGTTGAGCACTGTACGATGAAACTGGAGCGGGAGCACCGTGATGCGGAGGCATACTTTTCGGTGGAAGAGCTCTGCTTGGGGGACCGGAATCATAACGACCTCGTTTTGGGCCCGGAGGACCACCGGGCATTCCTCCACGTTTGATAGGTGTCACCGTAGTTGTGTTGGATGGCTGTCGCGTGTCAAATTGTTGTCGCGGAGGACCCTGACTATAGCCACCTTGCTGACCATAGCCGGACATTTGTCCATACGATGGAGGCGGAGGAGGTGGTCCACTGTTGTAACCACTGTTATAACTTGGCTGACCATAACCTCCCGGACCTCCACCATATCCACCACCGCGACCACGACCCCGCCCGCCCTCATAGCCCCCGCGGAATGGACGCGGACCATCATAACCACCACCATATCCACCTCGACCACGTCCCATGCCACGTGGTGGATAGCTACTACGACCTCGATAACCCATACCACGCGATGAATGGTACGAGCTACCACTTGAATGATATGACGATTCTTGTGATTCTCGGGGATGTGAAAGGCTGCTCGAGTCTGCCGTCTTGATCGGCTGCGGTGGTGTTACTCTACCGGATTCTGAGCCAGCGGTCTGTGACGATGGCGGGACGCTCGATTTCTGTGCTGACGAAGGTGCAGCCGAATTGGATGTAGAAGTAGGTGTACTTCCACTGGTCGCCGCAACGGTTTTGGTCGATGTAGTGTCGGCTGATTTTAAATCTCCACCATTCTCGGTGGTAGACGAGGGTGGTGGGCCTGATCCATTAGAAACTGAGGAAGGATAACTACTGCTACTGCGTGGAACCGATGATCCGTAGCTGCTCGAGCCCATCGGAGGTCGTCCACCGTACGGGCCACCGCGGGACATTGGAGGGCCTCCGCGAGGTGGTCCCCCCATTCCACGGGGTGGACCTCCCCGCATCATACCACGACCGCGCATCATCGGAGGACCTCCTCCCATACCCATGCGACCCATTGCGGGACCACCGCGTCCGCCGCCACGGCTGCCATAGAAGGGAGAGGACCTAGAATAAGCCAAGAAATATTTAACGATTGTTACTTAGAGAAAAACGTA from Wyeomyia smithii strain HCP4-BCI-WySm-NY-G18 chromosome 3, ASM2978416v1, whole genome shotgun sequence encodes the following:
- the LOC129732722 gene encoding pro-resilin — translated: MDMSGPPRGGYRGRGGFGDRGRGGFGDRGRSSPFYGSRGGGRGGPAMGRMGMGGGPPMMRGRGMMRGGPPRGMGGPPRGGPPMSRGGPYGGRPPMGSSSYGSSVPRSSSSYPSSVSNGSGPPPSSTTENGGDLKSADTTSTKTVAATSGSTPTSTSNSAAPSSAQKSSVPPSSQTAGSESGRVTPPQPIKTADSSSLSHPRESQESSYHSSGSSYHSSRGMGYRGRSSYPPRGMGRGRGGYGGGYDGPRPFRGGYEGGRGRGRGGGYGGGPGGYGQPSYNSGYNSGPPPPPPSYGQMSGYGQQGGYSQGPPRQQFDTRQPSNTTTVTPIKRGGMPGGPPGPKRGRYDSGPPSRALPPKSMPPHHGAPAPVSSYSAQPAMATHGSYAEHTHPPASMDQYGTHSAASSTGYGATAASQGSYATNGYGQTSYAAAAVPSTAYATGTEYDTSHYDYSTGTYDTRYPTSYSTDYSQSYGATTDYSAVPTETYPSTQYDDRSAYAGYDTQAYSQGYAKTDQYAHGGYY